In the genome of Poecile atricapillus isolate bPoeAtr1 unplaced genomic scaffold, bPoeAtr1.hap1 scaffold_300, whole genome shotgun sequence, the window ttttggggttattttggggtggactttggggttattttggggtggatttttggggttattttggagttatttggggttattttggggttattttgggttattttggggttatttaaggggttattttggggtcggttttaggggttatttggggttatttgtggtTATTtatggggttattttggggttggtttgggggttattttggagttatttgggggtattttgaggtgggttttggggttatttttggggttattttggggttatttagggggttattttggggttggttttggggttattCTGGGGTGGactttggggttattttggggtggatttttggggttattttggagttatttggggttattttggggttggttttggggttattttggagttatttggggttattttggggtggactttggggttattttggggtggatttttggggttattttggggttggttttggggttattttggagttatttggggttattttggggtgcgttttgtgggttattttggggtgggttttggagttattttgggttattttggggtgggttttagGGGTTGTTTTGGTGGTTATTTTGGGGATTATTTGTGGTTATTTAGGGAgttattttggggttggtttAGGGGTTATTTTGGAGTTATTTGAGGTTATTTTgaggtggatttttggggttattttggggtgggtttgggggttatTTTGGAGTTATTTGGGGTTACTTTGGGGTGGATTTTAGGGGTTATTTAGGGGGTTATTTGTGGTTATTTAGGGGATtcttttggggtgggttttggggtttatttttggggttgttttgggcggggtttgggggggttatTTCGGGttatttggggcagttttgagGCGCGGGTTTTTTcgggggaggttttgggggtcccgggggggttttggggtccgggggggattttggggggctcgggggggtccGCACCGTTCTCCCCTTTGTTGAAGTAGGCCCAGAGTTTGTCCGCCCGTTTTTGGGGGGTGTTCTCGTCCTCGGGCAGCGTCTTCTGCTCCTCCAGTGGGATCATCTTGAAAATCGCCTGGGGGCCCCAAAAACTCATCAggaacccccccgggaccccaaaaccgggtCAGGGGAgcccaaaatgggtctgggaaccccaaaaccggATCAGGGGAGCCCAAAATGGgtcaggggaccccaaaatgggtctgggaaccccaaaaccgggtcaggggaccccaaaatgggtcaggggaccccaaaatgggtctggggaccccaaaaccgggcCCTGCTCAGTGGGTGGGGGAGGGAATTaacccgcccctccccccccccatgGATCCGTTTAtcgcgcccctccccccccccccccggagCTTTTTCCATCAGGGATTGAAAATCCGGGATCAGGGGAGCGGGGGAGGGGCAAAGCCAATTAGCGCCCCGGCGTTAATTGGGGAGCAGGGCAGACcccgggtgggggaggggctggggggggggtcAGAGCCCCTCCCCCAGATCCCGATGGGAATTCCCGGATCCAGGggatcccccccccccccccttttccaGGGGATCCCAAACCTCCCCTCCGGGGTGATCCATTCCCAtcatcccaaccccaaatccgTCCCCAAATCCCGAATTTCCTCACCGGGATCATCTCCAGCGCCTCGGCCCTGCTGATCCCTCCTTTCCCacaatcccaaaccccaaatcctgcaatcccaaatcccgaatttcccattcccaaaccccaaatcctgcaatcccaaatcccgaatttcccacaatcccaaaccccaaaccccaaatcctgcattCCCAAACCCCGAATTTCCCacaatcccaaaccccaaatcctgcaatCCCAAACCCCGAATTTCCCACAATCCCAAACCCCGAATTTCCCacaatcccaaaccccaaatcctgcaatCCCAAACCCCgaatttcccattcccaaaccccacatttcccattcccacaccccaaacccctcactcCTCACCGTGATGATCTCCAGCACCTCGCTCTTGCTGACCTCACTgttcccaaaccccaaaccccacatttcccattcccaaaccccaaaccccacattcccacaccccaaatcccaaatctccccttcccaaaccccaaaccccacatttcccattcccacaccccacatttcccattcccacaccccaaatcccacatttcccattcccaaatcccaaatctccccttcccaaaccccaaatctcacatttcccattcccacaccccacatttcccattcccacaccccacatttcccattcccacatcccacatttcccattcccaaaccccaaacccctcactcCTCACCGTGATGATCTCCAGCACCTCGCTCTTGCTGACCTCGTTgttcccaaaccccaaaccccacattcccacaccccaaatctcacatttcccattcccaaaccccacatttcccattcccacaccccaaacccctcactcCTCACCGTGATGATCTCCAGCACCTCGGTCTTGCTGACCTCCCCGTTTCGGTCCACGTCGAAGAGCGAGAATGCCCACTCGAGTTTCAGGTGGGTTTTCCCGGAGGAGGTGAGGTGCAGGGCGATGATGTACTCCCGGAAATCCAGCGTGCCGTCGTCGTTGGTGTCGAAGCTGCGGAAGACGTGGCGGGCGTAGCCCTGCGGGTCCGAGTTGGGGAAGAAGGTGCCGTAGATCTTCTCGAACTCGGCGCGGCTGATGCGGCCGTCGGGGCACTGGCGCTGGAAGCTCTCGTACCAGCGGCACAGCTCCTCCTCCGAGTAGCGCGTGTTCGTCTTCAGGTCCTCCAGCACCTCCTTGGACAGCGCCCCGCTCTTGGCGTTGCCCATGGCGGGCGAGGAGAGGCCCCcgcggggaggaggaggaggaggaggaggaggaggaggaggaagagcctgggagggaaagagaaaagggggtgaGCGGGGGAGGAAGGTTCTGGATGCTGGaatggggaggaagaggaaggttcTGGATGCTGGaatggggaggaagaggaaggttcTGGATGCTGGaatggggaggaagaggaaggttctggatcccagaatggagaggaagaggaaggttctggatcccagaatggagaggaagaggaaggttctggatcccagaatggagaggaagaggaaggttcTGGATCCCAGAATGGAGAGGAAGGTTCTGGATGCTGGaatggggaggaagaggaaggttcTGGATGCTGGaatggggaggaagaggaaggttcTGGATCCCAGAATGGAGAGGAAGGTTCTGGATGCTGaatggggaggaagaggaaggttcTGGATGCTGgaatgaggaggaagaagaaggtcGGGGATgccagggggaggaggaggaggaggaggaggagggtcctggaactccaaaaaaatgaggaggaggaaagttCTGGACCCCAAGCTaaagaggatgaggaaggtTTTGGATCCTGGaatggggaggatgaggaaggttTTGGACCCTGGaatggggaggatgaggaaggttTTGGACCCTGGaatggggaggatgaggaaggttTTGGATCCTGGaatggggaggatgaggaaggttTTGGATCCTGGAATGGGGAGGAAGGTCCAggacagcaggaggaggagcaggaagaagaggagggcCCTGGAACTCCACAAAACGAGGATGAGGAAGgtcccagacccccccaaaaaagtgACAGAAGATCCCAGGCGGCCAAAACCGAGGCTGAGGAAGATCTCAAACCCAAaaaatgaggatgaggaaggtcccaaacccccaaaaccgAGGCTGAGGAAGATCTCAAACCCAAAAAACGAGGATGAGGAAGgtcccaaacccccaaaaccgAGGCTGAGGAAGATCCCGGACACAAAAACGAAGCAGAAGAAAGTCCTGGACCCCAAgaacgaggaggaggaggaggaggaggaaggtccCAGGGCGGGGGGTCCAGGGGGTCCTTACTGGAAGGTTCCGGAGCGCGGCTGGGCCGAGGATGAGGAGGGCGAGGACCGGGCCGGTGATGAAGGCTCCTCTGGCGGGGCCGGGCGAGCTCCAGCCTTTatcaggtgggatttgggggggggatttgggggatttgggggggggggggggggggatgaaGGTGATCCCGGCTTAGCAGGGGCacgtggggagggggaggggcagcCCCCATCCCCCAATCCtcgggccggggctgggagcagggaccccccaaaaataccccaaaatcccctcaaaatagccaaaaaacacccagaaagtgcccaaaaccaccccaaaaacacccaaaagtaacacagaacaccccaaaacGCCCCAAAACCCCGAACACCCCACGCCCTCCCCAAtccccctcaaattccccccaaaattcccccaaagcCCCCCGAAATCGACCCCTCCCCCctccgagacccctccccaaattccccttccccaccccccccccggCACgtgcgcccctccccccccccccgggggcGGCAGATGGcgctgggggaggggagggctcATTAAAGCCTCATTAACGTCGGGGTTAATTAATCAccgaggggggggggggaggggcactTGTGTaaggaggggggaggggcggggggagcccTCGTGAGAGCGGcgcaggtgagctcaggtgtgtccagatgtgccccaggtgagctcaggtgtgtccaggtgtgtcccagacGTGTCC includes:
- the LOC131574409 gene encoding visinin isoform X5, whose amino-acid sequence is MGNAKSGALSKEVLEDLKTNTRYSEEELCRWYESFQRQCPDGRISRAEFEKIYGTFFPNSDPQGYARHVFRSFDTNDDGTLDFREYIIALHLTSSGKTHLKLEWAFSLFDVDRNGEVSKTEVLEIITAIFKMIPLEEQKTLPEDENTPQKRADKLWAYFNKGENDKIAEAEFIEGVMKNDAIMRLIQYEPKK
- the LOC131574409 gene encoding visinin isoform X3, translating into MKLVLGKDFPAAPPKGFFLTKIFHPNVGPSGEICVNVLKRDWRAELGLRHVLLALPPPPPPPPPPPPRGGLSSPAMGNAKSGALSKEVLEDLKTNTRYSEEELCRWYESFQRQCPDGRISRAEFEKIYGTFFPNSDPQGYARHVFRSFDTNDDGTLDFREYIIALHLTSSGKTHLKLEWAFSLFDVDRNGEVSKTEVLEIITAIFKMIPLEEQKTLPEDENTPQKRADKLWAYFNKGENDKIAEAEFIEGVMKNDAIMRLIQYEPKK
- the LOC131574409 gene encoding visinin isoform X4 — protein: MEPRAGAWQALPPPPPPPPPPPPRGGLSSPAMGNAKSGALSKEVLEDLKTNTRYSEEELCRWYESFQRQCPDGRISRAEFEKIYGTFFPNSDPQGYARHVFRSFDTNDDGTLDFREYIIALHLTSSGKTHLKLEWAFSLFDVDRNGEVSKTEVLEIITAIFKMIPLEEQKTLPEDENTPQKRADKLWAYFNKGENDKIAEAEFIEGVMKNDAIMRLIQYEPKK
- the LOC131574409 gene encoding visinin isoform X2; translation: MEPRAGAWQTSNAENLPPQTLRLLCREVSLLSADPPDGIKVFPNDEDVTDVQVAIEGPEGTPYAGGLFRMKLVLGKDFPAAPPKGFFLTKIFHPNVGPSGEICVNVLKRDWRAELGLRHALPPPPPPPPPPPPRGGLSSPAMGNAKSGALSKEVLEDLKTNTRYSEEELCRWYESFQRQCPDGRISRAEFEKIYGTFFPNSDPQGYARHVFRSFDTNDDGTLDFREYIIALHLTSSGKTHLKLEWAFSLFDVDRNGEVSKTEVLEIITAIFKMIPLEEQKTLPEDENTPQKRADKLWAYFNKGENDKIAEAEFIEGVMKNDAIMRLIQYEPKK
- the LOC131574409 gene encoding visinin isoform X1, with the translated sequence MEPRAGAWQTSNAENLPPQTLRLLCREVSLLSADPPDGIKVFPNDEDVTDVQVAIEGPEGTPYAGGLFRMKLVLGKDFPAAPPKGFFLTKIFHPNVGPSGEICVNVLKRDWRAELGLRHVLLALPPPPPPPPPPPPRGGLSSPAMGNAKSGALSKEVLEDLKTNTRYSEEELCRWYESFQRQCPDGRISRAEFEKIYGTFFPNSDPQGYARHVFRSFDTNDDGTLDFREYIIALHLTSSGKTHLKLEWAFSLFDVDRNGEVSKTEVLEIITAIFKMIPLEEQKTLPEDENTPQKRADKLWAYFNKGENDKIAEAEFIEGVMKNDAIMRLIQYEPKK